A window from Megalobrama amblycephala isolate DHTTF-2021 linkage group LG9, ASM1881202v1, whole genome shotgun sequence encodes these proteins:
- the mrps18b gene encoding 28S ribosomal protein S18b, mitochondrial isoform X1 — MNKGLSVNGFTSTFYIDFYKMAASLQRIGTVICRTFPVILQRNLQRQRIRDWKITLSAAPVLRVNFCTSSSSSSAESTDSAETLSRYADRPWEYLESEEYIERYGSKPVWSNYRRNHKGGVPPQKTRKTCIRGDKICANACPICRDPNVIIHYKNVNLLQQFISPQTGMVYDPTRTGVCMKQQKLLNKAIDTARDHGLLSVQLPHVDYSKEDYSNTHGAVAPTPAPFSFSSGELWYSWYGSIKPDERELARVKRIYKDYLKPDV, encoded by the exons ACAAAATGGCAGCCTCCTTACAACGCATTGGAACAGTTATCTGCCGCACATTTCCTGTTATTTTACAACGAAATCTGCAAAGACAG AGAATTCGTGATTGGAAAATAACTTTAAGTGCTGCTCCAGTGCTGCGTGTGAATTTTtgtacatcatcatcatcatcatctgctGAGAGCACCGATTCAGCTGAGACACTGTCTAGATATGCAGACAGACCATGGGAATACTTAGAAAGTGAAG AGTACATTGAGCGTTATGGATCAAAGCCTGTGTGGTCCAACTACAGGAGGAACCATAAGGGGGGCGTCCCACCTCAAAAGACAAGAAAGACCTGTATT AGAGGAGATAAGATATGTGCGAACGCTTGTCCCATCTGTCGTGATCCAAATGTCATTATCCACTACAAG AATGTGAATCTGTTGCAGCAGTTCATTAGTCCTCAAACTGGAATGGTGTATGATCCCACTCGAACCG GTGTGTGCATGAAACAACAGAAACTACTTAACAAGGCCATTGATACTGCTAGGGATCATG gCTTACTTTCTGTCCAGTTACCTCATGTGGACTACTCTAAAGAGGACTACTCAAACACCCATGGTGCTGTTGCACCAACCCCTGCTCCATTTTCTTTCAGCTCTGGAGAACTGTGGTACTCATGGTATGGTAGTATAAAACCAGATGAGCGAGAACTGGCAAGAGTCAAGCGGATCTACAAAGACTACCTGAAACCAGATGTTTGA
- the mrps18b gene encoding 28S ribosomal protein S18b, mitochondrial isoform X2 encodes MAASLQRIGTVICRTFPVILQRNLQRQRIRDWKITLSAAPVLRVNFCTSSSSSSAESTDSAETLSRYADRPWEYLESEEYIERYGSKPVWSNYRRNHKGGVPPQKTRKTCIRGDKICANACPICRDPNVIIHYKNVNLLQQFISPQTGMVYDPTRTGVCMKQQKLLNKAIDTARDHGLLSVQLPHVDYSKEDYSNTHGAVAPTPAPFSFSSGELWYSWYGSIKPDERELARVKRIYKDYLKPDV; translated from the exons ATGGCAGCCTCCTTACAACGCATTGGAACAGTTATCTGCCGCACATTTCCTGTTATTTTACAACGAAATCTGCAAAGACAG AGAATTCGTGATTGGAAAATAACTTTAAGTGCTGCTCCAGTGCTGCGTGTGAATTTTtgtacatcatcatcatcatcatctgctGAGAGCACCGATTCAGCTGAGACACTGTCTAGATATGCAGACAGACCATGGGAATACTTAGAAAGTGAAG AGTACATTGAGCGTTATGGATCAAAGCCTGTGTGGTCCAACTACAGGAGGAACCATAAGGGGGGCGTCCCACCTCAAAAGACAAGAAAGACCTGTATT AGAGGAGATAAGATATGTGCGAACGCTTGTCCCATCTGTCGTGATCCAAATGTCATTATCCACTACAAG AATGTGAATCTGTTGCAGCAGTTCATTAGTCCTCAAACTGGAATGGTGTATGATCCCACTCGAACCG GTGTGTGCATGAAACAACAGAAACTACTTAACAAGGCCATTGATACTGCTAGGGATCATG gCTTACTTTCTGTCCAGTTACCTCATGTGGACTACTCTAAAGAGGACTACTCAAACACCCATGGTGCTGTTGCACCAACCCCTGCTCCATTTTCTTTCAGCTCTGGAGAACTGTGGTACTCATGGTATGGTAGTATAAAACCAGATGAGCGAGAACTGGCAAGAGTCAAGCGGATCTACAAAGACTACCTGAAACCAGATGTTTGA